The DNA segment TAGACGGCGCCGCTGGTCCGGCCGGACCGCGCGCTTATGTCGTTGACGCTCGTGCCCGCGTATCCCTGTTCGGCGAAGAGCTGGGCGGCCGCTTCCAGAAGTGATCTGCGGGTTGTCCTGGCCCGTTCCTGCAACGTTCCGCCCGCCCTCGCTCGGCATGTCCGACGGCCAAGAATGTAGTGCGCCCGCGTGCGCCGGGAGCAAACAGGAATCACACTCGCGCGGTAATCACGTATGTCTTTCGAGGGGGAACGCGAGCGGGTGGTAAGGGGTGTGTCCTCTCCGTCCCATACACCCGGACAGCGCTGCGGTCCAGTCCCTCCATGGGGTTATTGCCTGATTTGCCGCCACGAAAATATCGTAGTCGTCGCTATCTTTCCGTTTCCTGTGGAACGTCGGGAATGACGCATTTCAATGCCGCGTGCTCCGCACGCCACCCCCTGTCCCTGCCACCCTAGGAGGCCCCTGTGACCCCTCATGTCCGCCCCCTGCTCGACTGGTCGCCCGAGGCCGTCGTCTTCGACTGCGACGGCACCCTGATGGACAGCGAACGCCATTGGGTTCAGGCCCGCGTCCTGGCCTTCCGGGAATTCGGCCTCCAGGCGCCGCCCGGCTTCGCCGAGCAGGCCAAGGGCATGCACTACGAGGAGTGCGGCCGCCTGATGGCGGACTCGGTGCACAAGCCCGAGCTGGCGGCCGGCCTCACGGGAGCGCTCCTGGACCACTTCCTGGAGCTGGTCACCGACGACCCGGTCACCATGCCGGGCGCCGTCCAGCTCGTACGGACGCTGTCCGGGCGGCTGCCGCTGGCGGTGGCCAGCAACTGCCCGATGGTGGTGGTCGAGGGCAGCCTCGAACGGGCCGGGCTGCGCACGCACTTCCAGCACATCGTCGTCCCCGAGACCGGGGATTCCGTACGGCCCAAACCCTGGCCGGACGTCTACCTCCTGGCGGCCCGCCTGTGCGGGGTGCCCCCGCTCCGGGCGCTCGCCGTCGAGGACTCCCTGACCGGGGTGGAGTCCGCCCACCGCGCCGGACTGCGGGTCCTCGGGGTCGGCCCCCGCCCCGCCGCGGACGGCGCGAAGCGGGCCGACCTGTGGCTGCCGTCGCTGCGCGAACCGGAGCTGCTCACCTGGGCGGAGACCCGCGTCACCGGCGGACCCGAACCGGACTGAGCCGGGCGGGCGCGGGTCCGCGCCGTGCGGACCCCCGGCGCGGACCGGCTACAACAGCCCCGCCGAGGCGAGGAACTTGGCGACCTTCTCCGTCTCCTCGCCCGACAGCGGCACCTGCGGCTCCGCGGTGACCGGGCAGTCGATCACGCCCCGCAGATGCAGGGCCGCCTTGAACGCGCCCAGCGCCGAGGAGCTGCCGCCCATCCGCGCCGGATCACCCGCCCCGGTCAGCCCGAACAGCGCGCACAGCCGGTCCTGTTCGGCCCGCGCCCCCTCCCAGTCGCCCGCCCGGCACTGCCGGTAGAGCCGTACGTATCCGTGCGGATCGACATTGGCGAGCCCCGGGACCGCCCCGTCCGCGCCCAGCGCCAGCGCGGCGTCGGCGATCAGCTCGGAGCCGGTCAGCACCGCGAAACCGGGGTGGGCGCGAGCCCCGGTGACCAGCTCGCGGAAGGCCGCCAGATCACCGCTGGAGTCCTTGATCCCGGCCAGCACCCCGTCCCCGGCGAGCCCCAGCACCAGCTCGGGGGGCAGCTTGGTGTGCACGGCGACCGGGATGTCGTAGGCGATCACCGGCACCGGGCTCAGGGCCGCGATCCGGCGGTAGTGGTGGACGATCTCCGAGGGGTGGGTGCGGGCGTAGAACGGCGCGGTGACCACGACGGCCTCCGCGCCCGCCGCCGTGGCGGTGCGGACCTGGTCCAGGACCCTCGGGGTCGTCATGTCGATCACCCCGGCCAGCACCGGCAGCTGACCGCCCACGTGCCCCGCGACCGCCTCCACCACCCGGCGCCGCTGGGTGTCCGTGAGGAAGGCCGCCTCCGAGGTCGAGCCGAGCACGAACAGCCCGTGCACCCCCGCGCCCACGAGATGGTCCACCAGCCGCAGCAGCGAGGGCACATCGACCTCGCGCTCGGGCGTCAGCGGCGTGCAGACGGGCGGGACGACTCCGGTGAGCGGGGCGGGGAAGGTCATTCACGGCTCCTGCGGGTGAGGCCGCGGGTCGACAGGTCCTCCTGCACAGGATGGTGACAGCGGTAGCGATGTGCCGGGTGCGACGCGGCCGAGAAATCCGGCATCACCTGTGCGCACACCGCGTCCGCCTTCCAGCACCGGGTGCGGAAGGGGCAGCCGCTCGGCGGCCGGGTCGCCGACGGCACCGGGCCGGCCAGCGGGATCGGGTCGACGGGGTGCAGCAGCCCAGGGGTGGCCGAGAACAGGGCGCGGGTGTACGGATGCCGGGCCCGGTCGCTCACCCGGTCCGCCGGGGTCTCCTCCACGATCCGGCCCAGGTACATGGTGACCACCCGGTCGCTCATCCGCCGTACCGTCTGGATGTCGTGCGAGACGAACACCAGCGCCAGCCCGAGTCGGTCCTTGAGGTCGAGCAGCAGATTGAGGATCTGCGCGCGCACCGACACGTCCAGCGCGCTGGTCGGCTCGTCGGCGACCACCAGTGCCGGGTCCAGGGCGAGCGCGCGGGCGATGGCGACGCGCTGCCGCTGCCCGCCGGACAACTGCCCGGGCAGCGCCTCCGCGAGCCCCCGGGGCAGCCCGACCAGCCCCATCAACTCCCTTACCCGCGCCTCCCGCCTCGTCCGGGTGCCGCGCTCGTGCACATCCAGCGGATCGCGCAGGATGCGGCGGACGGTGAGCCGCCGGTTCAGGGCGGTCGCGGGGTCCTGGAAGATCATGCCGGTGCCCGCGCCGACCGCCGCCCGCCGCTCGGCGCCCGGCATCGCCCACAGGTCCCGCCCCCGGAACGCCACCGTCCCCGCGGCCGGCCGCTCCACCCCGACCAGCACCTTCGCCAGCGTCGACTTCCCGCACCCCGACTCCCCGACGACGCCCACCGTCTCGCCGGCCGCCACCGTGAGATCGGCACCGGTCAGCGCGTACACCCGGTCCCGCTTGAACAGGCCCCCGCTGCGCGCCCGGTGCACCACGTGCACCCCCCGCACCTCCACGACGGGCGCCTCCGCCAGGGGGTTCATCGGCCGGCCCGCATCCGTCACGGCGTTCACCGGACGGCCTCCTCGCGGCCGGCGGGGGCGGGTCGGCGGCGGGTGGCCGTGTGCCGGGCGGGGCCGGCGAGGGCCGGTGACCGTGTGCGGCGCGTCCCGCCGGCCGGTGGGTGCGCCCGGCCCGGCGGGAACGGGCCCCCGGCGCCCGCCCGGCACCTCCGCCACGGGGACGCGGCTTTGGTCACGGCGTTCACTGGACGGCCTCCTCGCGGTCGGCGGGTGCCGGGTGGTGGCAGGCGACCGTGTGGGTCGCGGGGCCCGTGAGGACCGGAGCCCGTGTGCGGCACACCTCGCTCGCCAGCGGGCACCGGCCGGCGAACCGGCAGCCGGGCGGGAAGTCGGCGGGGGACGGTACGACGCCCGGGATCTGTGTCATCCGTTCCGCGGCGGACTCCAGCGAGAGCACGCTGCCGAGCAGAGCGCGCGCGTAGTGGTGGGCCGGCGCCGCCACCAGCTCGGCGGTCACCCCGCTCTCCACGATCTGCCCGCCGTACATCACCACCACCCGGTCGGTGACGTCCGCGACCAGCGCCAGATCGTGCGAGACCAGGACCAGCGCGAAGCCCAGTTCCGCGCGCAGCCGCAGCAGCAGTTCCATCACCTGGGCCTGCACGGTGACGTCCAGCGCGGTCGTCGGCTCGTCGGCGATGATCAGGCTCGGGTCGCGGGACAGCGCCATGGCGATCAGCACCCGCTGGCGCTGCCCGCCGGACAGCTCGTGCGGATAGCTGCGCAGGGTGCGCTCGGGATCGAGGCCGACGAGTCCCAGCAGTTCGGCCGGGCTCCGGCGTCCGCCACGCCGTACCAGCTGCCCCAGCTGGGCGCGGACGGTCATGGCCGGGTTCAGGGAGGACAGCGCGTCCTGGTAGACCATCGCCATCTCGTGGCCCAGCAGCTTCCGCCGGGCGCGGGCGGGTTCGGCGAGCAGATCGCGCCGCCGGAAGCGGACCTGGCCGCGCACCCGGGCGCCGGGCGGCTGGAGCCCCATGACGGTGAGCGCGGTCAGCGACTTCCCGCACCCCGACTCGCCGACCAGGCCCAGCACTTCACCGGGGTACACCTCGAAGCCGACCCCGGCGACGATGTCCACGCCCCGGTGCCGGCCGGGGAATCCGACGGCCAGGTTCTCCACGGCGAGCACGGGCGGCCCGGTGCGGTCCGGGAGCGGCCGGGCACGGGAGCGCAGCCTGCCGGCGGCCTCGGCGAGGCCGGGCAGCCGCAGCACCTCGCCCGGACCCGCCGCTGCCCCGGGCTCGTCGGCCGCCTCGACCTCCCGGGGCGCCGGGGCGGCCCACGCGTCCGAGACGCCCTCGGCGAGGATGTTCAGCGAGAGCACGGTCAGCAGGATCAGCAGCCCGGGGAAGACGGTCGCCCACCAGCCGCCGGTCAGCACCATGTTCTTGCCGTCCGCGATGACACTGCCCCACGAGGGGTCCGGGGGCCGCACCCCCGCCCCGATGAAGGACAGCGACGCCTCGAACACGATCGCCTCGGCGACCTGCACCGTGCAGAACACCAGTACCGGGGCGGCACAGTTGACGGCCACATGGCGCAGCACGATGTGCGGGGTGCGGGCGCCGATCACCCGTTCCGCGGTGACGTAGTCCTCGCCGTACTGGTCGAGCACATTGGCCCGTACGACGCGTGCCACCGGCGGCGTGAACAGGAAGGCGATGGCGCAGATCAGCACGCCGATCCCGCCGCCGAACACCGCGACGAGCACGGCCGCGAGGGCGATCCCCGGGAACGCCATCACCACGTCCAGACAGCGCATCAGCGTCTCGTCGACGGCCTTGCGCGAGGTCGCCGCGACCGCCCCGAGCACCGCCCCGACGACCAGGGCCAGCGCGGTGGCGCCGAGCCCGATCGCGAGCGACCACCGGGCGCCGTACATCAGCCGGCTGAGGATGTCCCGGCCCAGGCTGTCCTGGCCCATCCAGTGCGCGGCGGACGGATGTCCGGTGCCGCCCACCGGGTCCTGCTGGTCGAGCGGGTCGTCGGGGGCGAGCAGGGGCGCGAGGAGGGCGACGAGGACGACGAGGGCGAGGAAGCAGGCGGCGGCCTGGGACAGCGGTGGCAGCCGGCGCCGGCCGCGCGGCCGCACCCGGGGGGCGGCGAGCCGTTCGGCGAGCCCGGCACGGGTGATCATCAGGACGCCCGCAGCCGGGGGTTGACCAGCAGATACAGGAGGTCGATGACGAGGTTGACCACGACGAACCCGGTGGCCGTGGTCAGGACGACGCCCTGGACCACCGCGGGATCGCCGTTCTGCACGGCGTCGATCATCAGCTTCCCCATCCCCGGCAGCGAGAAGATCGTCTCGATCACGACGGCGCCGCCCAGCAGATAGCCGACCCGCAGGCCGAGCACGGTCAGCGGGTTGACCAGGGCGTTCCGAAGGACGTTGCGCCCGACGACGACCCAGGGCGGCAGCCCGCCGCCGATCGCGGTGCGCACGTAGTCCTTGTCCAGCTCCTCCACCACCGAGGTGCGCACGATCCGGGTGAGCTGGGCGGCCACCGGCAGTGACAGCGCGACGGCGGGCAGTGCCATGGTTCTGAGCCAGCCGGTGACGGAGTCGGCCGGGTTGATGTAGCCGCCGGCCGGGAACCAGCCCCGGTCCACCGCCAGGTACTGGATCATCAGCAGCGCCAGCCAGAAGCCGGGCGCGGCGACCCCGATCAGCGACAGGACCCGGATGGCCTGGTCGGGGAACCGGTCCCGGTACACCGCGGCCGTCACCCCGCCCGCGAGCGCCAAGGCGACCGCGAACGCGAGGCCCAGGAAGGTCAGTTGGAGGGTGAGGGGGAGCGCGGTGGTGACCTGGTCGGCGACGGGGGCGCGGGTCAGGGCGCTGGTGCCGAGGTCGCCGTGCAGCAGGGCGCCGACGAAGTGGACGTAGCGCAGGGGCAGCGGGTCCGACAGACCGTTCGCTTCACGGAATTCGTGCAGCTGCCGGGGGGTCGGGTTCGCGCCCTGGAAGAACGCGGAGGCCGGGTCGACGTCCGAGAACCGCATCACCAGGAACACGAAGAGCACGATCCCCAGCATCAGCGGCACCAGCAGGGCGATCCGGCGCAGCAGGATGCGGACGACGGCCGTCATCCGGTCAGACCCACGTGGCCTGGAGCACGTTGATCCCCGGGTACGGCTGCGCCCTTATCCCGGTGAGCAGGCGCGGGTCCCAGGCGGTCATCAGCTCGTTGTGGACGACCGGGTAGAGCACGGCCTGTTCGGCGACGACGTCGATGTAGTCCTGGACCATCGCCCTCTTCCGCGCGGGGTCCGGCTCCCGGGTGGCGCGGTCCATGTCCGTGAAGAGCCGCTTGGCGACGGGGTGGCCGGCCCAGCGGGTGTACCGCATCCAGAGGTTCTGCGGCCCGTAGTTGTAGTGCATGATCAGGTCGGCGTCGAGCCCGAACTGGTTCGGGTCGGACGCCGCGGCGACGACTTGGTAGTCCTGCCGCTGATCCATCTTGGTGAAGACGGCGGTGGTCTCCTGCGGGGCCAGGGTGGTGCGGACGCCGATCGCGTCCCAGGACGCCTTGACGGTCGGCAGGCAGTCCACGATCCAGCTGACGTCGACAGCCAGGAGGTTGATGCCGAGGCCGGAGACGCCGGCGGCCCTCAGCAGCGCCTTCGCCTTCTCCGGGTCGTAGTCGTACACGGTCCTGGCCCGCCGGTACGCGGGGTTGCCCTGGTCGAGGAAGGAGGAGGCGGCCTTCCCGTGCCCCTTGAGCGCGACCCTGACCATCTTCTCCTTGTCGATGGCGTAGTGCAGGGCCTGGCGCACCCGGACGTCGTCGAAGGGTTTGTGCTGGGTGTCGAACATCAGGAACAGGTTGTTCATCCCGGCCCCGCCGGCGACCTTCAGGCCGCCCTGTTCGAGCCTGCCGATGTTGGCGTACGGGATGTTGTCCGCGATCTGCGCGCCCGCGTCGGACCCGGAGATCCTGGCGACGCGGGGGGCTGCGTCCACGATGGTCAGCCAGTTCATCCGCCGGAACGCGGGTCTGCGGGGGCCGTTGTAGCCGTCGTACGCCTCGAACGTCGTATTGGACTTCGGGTGGTGCGCGGTCTGCCGGTACGGCCCCGACCCCACCGCCAGCCCCTTGATCGCGTCGTCCCACGCGCCGGGCCGCCCGAACACGTGCCGGGGCATGATCTTGGCGAGCGTGAGCCGTGAGAGCCCGTCCGGGAAGGGGAACTTGAGCACCAGCTCGACGCTGTCGCCGCCGGTCCTCCGGACCTCCTTCAGCCAGCTCTCGAAGAATCCCTTGGCGAGGGTCGGGGTCTTCGGGTCGAGGATTCTGTCGAACACGAAGACGACGTCGTCGGCGGTGACGGGCCTGCCGTCGTGGAAGGTGGCGCCGGGCCGCAGCCGGAAGTGCCAGGTGGTGGCGCCGCGGTCGCTCGGCACCTCGGTGCCGAGCGCGGGGTACGGCACCCGGGTGATCGGATCGGTGTCCAACAACCCTTCGTAGACATGGTTGTTGGCCGCCATCGAGAACGCCGACGCGGTCTGCGTCGGATCCCAGCTGCCGTCGTTGCCGTACCCGATCACGGCGGTGAGCGTCCGGTCCCTGCCGCTGCCGCCGCTCCCGGTGTCGTTCGTGGACTGCGGCCCCGCGGAGCAGGCACCGAGGCCGGGCAGCGCGGCGGCCAGCCCGAACGCCCCGACCCCCCTGAGCAGAGACCGCCGGCCCGGGGCCGTCACATCGCGGGTCACGTCGTCGCGCACGGGTCCTCCAGCGAGGTCGGGGAGGCGAGAAGAGGTACGACGTCCTACGTCCGGTTCGATCAGCGTGACCATAAAAGCACCCATGTGGGCGGTCAAGGGGGCCTACACGAATGGGTTAGTCGCGCATCGTGAAGAACGTGAGCATCCGGGCCATGCCGTCGTCGGCGAACATGGCGTTCAGGCTGGCGGCGGATTCGCGGGCGGAGGATTCGGCGCGGGGGAAGAGGGCCGACTCGTAGGCGGCCAGGGCGGATTCGGTGTCGCCGGGGTGGGCGGCGATGGCCTCGGCGAGCAGCGCGCCGTCGTACATGGCCAGGTTGGCGCCCTCGCCGGCGAAGGGGGACATCAGGTGGGCGGCGTCGCCCAGCAGGGTCACCCCCGGGACCCGGTCCCAGCGGTGGTCGGCGGGCAGGGCGTGGATATGGCGCGGCGTGAGCGCGCCGTCGGCGTCCGCGACCAGCCCCCGCAGGCCCTCGTCCCAGCCCTCGAAGCCCGCCAGCACCGCCGCCTTCGCGGCCGCCGTGTCGCCGAAGTCGATCGTGCCGAGCCAGCCCTCGTCCGCCCGCACCGCCGTGTAGACGTGCAGGCTCCCGTCGGTCTCCCGGTGGGCCAAAAAGCCGCGGCCGCCGCCCAGGCTGATGAAGAACCCGCCCCCGATCAGCGCCGCACTGCGCGGATGGCGGGCGTCGGCGTCCAGCAGATCCGTCTCCACGAAGGAGATCCCGGTGTACGCGGGCCGCGCGGACGACACCAGCGGCCGGACCCGTGACCACGCGCCGTCCGCGCCGATCAGCAGATCCGTGGTGACGGCGGAACCGTCGGCGAACGTCACCTCGTGCCGGCCCCCGCCCAGGGGCCGCGCCCCGGTCACCTTGGCGCCCCACCGGATCGTGCCCTCGGGCAGCGAGTCCAGCAGCAGATCGCGCAGGGCACCGCGGTCCACCTCCGGGCGGCCGCCCGCGCCGTCGTCCGCCCGGGACACGTGCACCGTGCCGTCGGGGCCGACCAGCCGCATCGCCTGGCCGCCCTCGTGGATCAGCTCCCGGAACGCGTCGTGCAGTGCCGCGGCGTGCAGTGCCCGCTGCCCGTTCTCCTCGTGGATGTCGAGCATCCCGCCCTGCGTACGCGCCGCCGCGGACGCCTCTGCCTCGAAGACCGCCGCCTCGATCCCGTGCACCCGCAGCACCCGGGCGGCCGTCAGACCGCCGAGGCCCGCGCCGACGATCGCGATGGGGACGTGGTTGTCGTACGTCACAGGGGGCCTCCCGAGCGGCCAAGGGGTCTCTACCGAACGCCGTCACTGTAACGAACATGTTCGTGACGAACAAGTTCGTCGCAGCGCACGGCGAGGCCGGGGGAGGGGGGGCGAGGGTGGCTCCGCTCAGTCCGCCGGGTCCGGGACCGGGGTCCGTGTGATGCCGTTGACCAGCACGTCGAAGCTCCAGCGCATCCGGTCCGCGACCGCGCCGCCGAGCAGCATCGGCATGTGCGCCGCGATCGCCGGATGCGTCGTCCCGCTCACCGCGTGCAGGGCCCGGGCGAGGGCGTCCCAGTCGTCCGTGTGCGCGGGATCGTGCGCCTGCGTCGCGTGCTCGGCGGCGGCCGCCGTGGCGTCCTGGAGCAGCTTGTCGACGCCCCACGCGACCTGCTCGCGCGCGGCGCCGCTGCGGGAGAGCAGGTCCAGAATCCGTTCCAGCAGCCGCAGGTAGTTCGCGCCGCTGGGCCGCGCGACCAGGGCCGACCGCGCGAGCTGCGGGTGCGTGAACAGGACGCGGGTGTACGACGCGAGGACGGCCCGCAGCCGCTCCCGCCAGTCCTCCCCGGCGCCCTCGGCCGCCAGGTCCACCTCGCCGAGCAGCGCGTCCAGCACGGCCGCGTGCAGCTCGGCGGTGTTGGCCACGTACACGTACAGCGAGGCCGGGCCGGTGTCCAGCTCCTGCGCCAGCCGGCGCATGGTGACCTTCTCCAGCCCCTCGGCGCGCATGAGCCGTACGGCGGTGTCCACGATGCCCCGCCGGGTCAGCGCGGGCTTCGCGGGCCGCTCCCGGCGGCTGGCCGGCTCTCTTCTCGCTGTCATGCCGCGATCGTAACGAACGCGTTCGTGCCCCTGACCGGTTCCCGGTACGGGACAATGGACCGCATGAGTCTGTTCCGCGACGACGGCATCGTGCTGCGCACCCAGAAACTGGGCGAGGCGGACCGGATCATCACCCTGCTCACCCGGGGGCACGGCCGGGTGCGGGCCGTGGCGCGGGGCGTGCGGCGCACCAAGTCGAAGTTCGGGGCCCGCCTTGAGCCCTTCTCCCACGTGGACGTGCAGTTCTTCGCGCGCGGCAGCGAACTGATCGGCCGGGGGCTGCCGCTGTGCACCCAGAGCGAGACGATCGCGCCCTACGGCGGCGGCATCGTGACCGACTACGCGCGCTACACCGCCGGTACGGCCATGCTGGAGACCGCCGAGCGGTTCACCGACCACGAGGGCGAGCCGGCCGTACAGCAGTACCTGCTGCTGGTCGGCGCCCTGCGGACGCTGGCCCGGGGGGAGCACGCCCCGAACCTCGTGCTGGACGCGTTCCTGCTGCGCTCGCTCGCCGTCAACGGGTACGCGCCCACCTTCGGCGACTGCGCCAGGTGCGGGATGCCCGGCCCCAACCGGTTCTTCTCCGTCGCCTCCGGCGGCTCCGTGTGCGTGGACTGCCGGGTGCCCGGCAGCGTCGTACCGTCCCCGGGGACCCTGGTACTGCTGGGCGCGCTGCTTACGGGAGACTGGGAGACGGCGGACGCCTGCGAGGCGCGGTTCGTCCGGGAGGGCAGTGGGCTGGTCTCCGCCTATCTGCACTGGCATCTGGAACGCGGGCTGCGCTCGCTGCGGTACGTGGAAAAGTCCTAGCCGGGCCAGGAGAGCCGGCCCGGAGAAGTCGTAGAGGAGTCGGAGCACATGGTGGTACGCGGGATCCTGGGGCGCCAGCGGCGCGAGTACACGGCGCCGGAGCCGCACCCCTCCGGGGCCCGTCCGCCGAGGCTCCCCGGTGAGCTGGTCCCGAACCACGTGGCGATCGTCATGGACGGCAACGGGCGCTGGGCCAAGGAGCGGGGGCTGCCGCGGACCGAGGGGCACAAGGTCGGCGCCGAGCAGGTGCTCGACGTGCTCCAGGGCGCGATCGAGATGGGCGTGGGCAACATCTCGCTGTACGCCTTCTCCACCGAGAACTGGAAGCGCTCGCCCGAGGAGGTGCGCTTCCTCATGAACTTCAACCGCGACTTCATCCGCAAGAGCCGGGACCAGCTGGACGCGCTGGGCGTGCGGGTGCGCTGGGCCGGGCGGATGCCCCGGCTGTGGAAGTCGGTCGCCAAGGAGCTCCAGGTCGCGCAGGAGCAGACCAAGGACAACGACAAGCTCACCCTGTACTTCTGCATGAACTACGGCGGCCGGGCCGAACTCGCCGACGCGGCCAAGGCGTTGGCCGAGGATGTGCGGGCCGGGCGGCTGGACCCGTCGAAGGTGTCCGAGAAGACGATCCAGAAGTACCTGTACTACCCGGACATGCCGGACGTCGACATGTTCCTGCGGCCCAGCGGGGAGCAGCGGACGTCCAACTACCTGCTCTGGCAGAGCGCTTACGCCGAGCTGGTCTTCCAGGACGTGCTGTGGCCGGACTTCGACCGGCGCGACCTGTGGCGGGCCTGCCTGGAATTCGCCTCCCGCGACCGGCGGTTCGGCGGCGCGATCCCGAACGAGGAGCTGCTGGCGATGGAGGGCGACGGCTGAGCCGTCCCCCCGAACGGCTGGGCCGCCCCCTGGACGACCGAGCCGCCGCCCTCAGCCGTTCCGCGTGGCGCACTCCGCGCACGTACCGAAGATCTCCACGGTGTGCGCCACGTTCACATACCCGTGCTCCGCGGCGATCGCCTCGGCCCACTTCTCCACCGCCGGGCCCTCCACCTCCACCGCCTTGCCGCAGCCGCGGCAGACCAGGTGGTGGTGGTGTTCGCCGGTGGAGCAGCGGCGGTAGACGGACTCGCCCTCGGAGGTGCGCAGCACGTCGACCTCGCCGGCGTCGGCGAGCGACTGGAGCGTGCGGTAGACGGTGGTGAGCCCGACGGAGTCGCCCTTGTGCTTGAGCATGTCGTGGAGCTCCTGCGCGCTGCGGAACTCGTCGACCTCGTCCAGCGCGGCCGCCACTGCTGCCCGCTGACGGGTCGCGCGGCCCTTCACGGGCGGTCCAGCGGTCGTCACTGCTGCCTCCTCACGTCTCACCCCTGACGCGGGCCATTGTGCCAGCCCGCGGCCCCGGGGGTCAGGCGCCGATCTCCTCCCCCGTGCCGCGCGCGGCCGGAATCACACACTCCGCCGGGTCCCCGCCGGACCCCGCGGCCGTGGCCGCGCGGGCGCGTCGGCGGGCCAGCGGGGCGGCCAGCGCGGTCAGGACGACGAACGCGGCGATGGTGAGCAGGACGATCGTCGCGCCGGGCGGAACGTCCTGGTAGAACGACGCGATCGTGCCGCTGACGGTCACCGTGATGCCGAGCGCCACCGCGATCGCGAACGTCATGGCGAAGCTGCGGGTGAGCTGCTGGGCCGCCGCCACCGGCACCACCATCAGCGCGGAGACCAGCAGCAGCCCGACGACGCGCATGGCGACCGTCACCGTGATCGCCGCCGTGACGGCCGTCAGCAGGTTCAGGGCGCGCACCGGCAGCCCGGTGACCCGCGCGAACTCCTCGTCCTGGCTGACCGCGAACAGCTGGCGGCGCAGGCCGAGGGTGACCAGCACCACGAACGCGGCCAGCAGGCAGATCGCGAGGACGTCGGACGGGGAGACCGTGGACAGGGAGCCGAAGAGGTAGGTCGTCAGGTTGGCGTTGGAGCCCGTCGGCGCCATGTTGATGAACATCACGCCGCCCGCCATGCCGCCGTAGAAGAGCATGGCCAGCGCGATGTCGCCGCGCGTCCTGCCGTACCAGCGGATCAGCTCCATCAGGAGGGCGCCGAGCACGGAGACCGCCGTCGCCATCCAGACCGGGGAGGTGGACAGCAGGAAGCCGAGGCCGACGCCGGTCATGGCGACGTGTCCGATGCCGTCGCCCATCAGGGCCTGGCGGCGCTGGACCAGGTAGATGCC comes from the Streptomyces sp. SUK 48 genome and includes:
- a CDS encoding HAD family phosphatase, with product MTPHVRPLLDWSPEAVVFDCDGTLMDSERHWVQARVLAFREFGLQAPPGFAEQAKGMHYEECGRLMADSVHKPELAAGLTGALLDHFLELVTDDPVTMPGAVQLVRTLSGRLPLAVASNCPMVVVEGSLERAGLRTHFQHIVVPETGDSVRPKPWPDVYLLAARLCGVPPLRALAVEDSLTGVESAHRAGLRVLGVGPRPAADGAKRADLWLPSLREPELLTWAETRVTGGPEPD
- a CDS encoding dihydrodipicolinate synthase family protein, whose amino-acid sequence is MTFPAPLTGVVPPVCTPLTPEREVDVPSLLRLVDHLVGAGVHGLFVLGSTSEAAFLTDTQRRRVVEAVAGHVGGQLPVLAGVIDMTTPRVLDQVRTATAAGAEAVVVTAPFYARTHPSEIVHHYRRIAALSPVPVIAYDIPVAVHTKLPPELVLGLAGDGVLAGIKDSSGDLAAFRELVTGARAHPGFAVLTGSELIADAALALGADGAVPGLANVDPHGYVRLYRQCRAGDWEGARAEQDRLCALFGLTGAGDPARMGGSSSALGAFKAALHLRGVIDCPVTAEPQVPLSGEETEKVAKFLASAGLL
- a CDS encoding ABC transporter ATP-binding protein, with the translated sequence MNPLAEAPVVEVRGVHVVHRARSGGLFKRDRVYALTGADLTVAAGETVGVVGESGCGKSTLAKVLVGVERPAAGTVAFRGRDLWAMPGAERRAAVGAGTGMIFQDPATALNRRLTVRRILRDPLDVHERGTRTRREARVRELMGLVGLPRGLAEALPGQLSGGQRQRVAIARALALDPALVVADEPTSALDVSVRAQILNLLLDLKDRLGLALVFVSHDIQTVRRMSDRVVTMYLGRIVEETPADRVSDRARHPYTRALFSATPGLLHPVDPIPLAGPVPSATRPPSGCPFRTRCWKADAVCAQVMPDFSAASHPAHRYRCHHPVQEDLSTRGLTRRSRE
- a CDS encoding dipeptide/oligopeptide/nickel ABC transporter permease/ATP-binding protein, yielding MITRAGLAERLAAPRVRPRGRRRLPPLSQAAACFLALVVLVALLAPLLAPDDPLDQQDPVGGTGHPSAAHWMGQDSLGRDILSRLMYGARWSLAIGLGATALALVVGAVLGAVAATSRKAVDETLMRCLDVVMAFPGIALAAVLVAVFGGGIGVLICAIAFLFTPPVARVVRANVLDQYGEDYVTAERVIGARTPHIVLRHVAVNCAAPVLVFCTVQVAEAIVFEASLSFIGAGVRPPDPSWGSVIADGKNMVLTGGWWATVFPGLLILLTVLSLNILAEGVSDAWAAPAPREVEAADEPGAAAGPGEVLRLPGLAEAAGRLRSRARPLPDRTGPPVLAVENLAVGFPGRHRGVDIVAGVGFEVYPGEVLGLVGESGCGKSLTALTVMGLQPPGARVRGQVRFRRRDLLAEPARARRKLLGHEMAMVYQDALSSLNPAMTVRAQLGQLVRRGGRRSPAELLGLVGLDPERTLRSYPHELSGGQRQRVLIAMALSRDPSLIIADEPTTALDVTVQAQVMELLLRLRAELGFALVLVSHDLALVADVTDRVVVMYGGQIVESGVTAELVAAPAHHYARALLGSVLSLESAAERMTQIPGVVPSPADFPPGCRFAGRCPLASEVCRTRAPVLTGPATHTVACHHPAPADREEAVQ
- a CDS encoding ABC transporter permease, which gives rise to MTAVVRILLRRIALLVPLMLGIVLFVFLVMRFSDVDPASAFFQGANPTPRQLHEFREANGLSDPLPLRYVHFVGALLHGDLGTSALTRAPVADQVTTALPLTLQLTFLGLAFAVALALAGGVTAAVYRDRFPDQAIRVLSLIGVAAPGFWLALLMIQYLAVDRGWFPAGGYINPADSVTGWLRTMALPAVALSLPVAAQLTRIVRTSVVEELDKDYVRTAIGGGLPPWVVVGRNVLRNALVNPLTVLGLRVGYLLGGAVVIETIFSLPGMGKLMIDAVQNGDPAVVQGVVLTTATGFVVVNLVIDLLYLLVNPRLRAS
- a CDS encoding ABC transporter substrate-binding protein, which encodes MRDDVTRDVTAPGRRSLLRGVGAFGLAAALPGLGACSAGPQSTNDTGSGGSGRDRTLTAVIGYGNDGSWDPTQTASAFSMAANNHVYEGLLDTDPITRVPYPALGTEVPSDRGATTWHFRLRPGATFHDGRPVTADDVVFVFDRILDPKTPTLAKGFFESWLKEVRRTGGDSVELVLKFPFPDGLSRLTLAKIMPRHVFGRPGAWDDAIKGLAVGSGPYRQTAHHPKSNTTFEAYDGYNGPRRPAFRRMNWLTIVDAAPRVARISGSDAGAQIADNIPYANIGRLEQGGLKVAGGAGMNNLFLMFDTQHKPFDDVRVRQALHYAIDKEKMVRVALKGHGKAASSFLDQGNPAYRRARTVYDYDPEKAKALLRAAGVSGLGINLLAVDVSWIVDCLPTVKASWDAIGVRTTLAPQETTAVFTKMDQRQDYQVVAAASDPNQFGLDADLIMHYNYGPQNLWMRYTRWAGHPVAKRLFTDMDRATREPDPARKRAMVQDYIDVVAEQAVLYPVVHNELMTAWDPRLLTGIRAQPYPGINVLQATWV